A window of the Lactuca sativa cultivar Salinas chromosome 7, Lsat_Salinas_v11, whole genome shotgun sequence genome harbors these coding sequences:
- the LOC111912890 gene encoding K(+) efflux antiporter 2, chloroplastic isoform X1 has product MNISSSFQIRGCQGTSHGTLKQMNLQSSFGYNFLVTSRVVSKKKLITSSSHGFRPNYSISILTSSRGNLKTGCQGNDSLAFVNGNGRDVEFIEENSKEETSHSQEKKKDSKDKDKGESAEGEAPTLDELKELLQKALKELEIAQLNSTMFEDKAQRISEAAIALKDEALNAWDNVNSVLLSIEEIVKEEDPTKEAIQRAKMALSLAEARHQVALESLELAKEKIESEDENKSLMREEETLLAAQKDMKECRVNLENCEKALLRLQNRKDELQKEVVMLNGLAEKAQNDALKADEDVANIMILAEQAVAFELEALKRVNDAEIALQKAEKILSVSIADSSSESTLLFSDTETDEKEGTSVEIIGDMDGDVAIEGALGEQIQDSVGQMSEESRFSDESDQETTESDAEKTKTGVQAKKPETQKDLTKDSTPLPSPKALLNKSSRFFSASFFSFAGDGTEFTPAAVFQGLGESAKELLPKLVVGSLLLGASFALYAKQEKRIGKLFQQPDIITTTIDQQPDFITSTIDDVSSKAQPLVRQIRKLPEKVKKLIELLPHQEVCCSLLTLYFIIYISSLSNHIFILQINEEEASLFDVLWLLLGSVIFVPIFQKLPGGSPVLGYLTAGILIGPYGLSIIRNVHATKAIAEFGVVFLLFNIGLELSVERLSSMKKYVFGLGSAQVLVTAVVIGLITHFVCGQLGPAAIVIGNGLALSSTAVVLQVLQERGESTSRHGRATFSVLLFQDLAVVVLLILIPLISPNSSKGGIGFFAIAEALGLAAVKALVAISAIIAGGRLLLRPIYKQIAEMQNAEIFSANTLLVILGTSLLTARAGLSMALGAFLAGLLLAETEFSLQVESDIAPYRGLLLGLFFMTVGMSIDPKLLVSNFPVIMGSLALLIAGKTILVAAVGKLFGVSLISAIRVGLLLAPGGEFAFVAFGEAVNQGIMSPQLSSLLFLVVGISMALTPWLAAGGQLIASRFEQHDVRSLLPDESETDDLQDHIIICGFGRVGQIIAQLLSERLIPFVALDVRSDRVAVGRALDLPVYFGDAGSREVLHKIGAERACAAAITLDSPGANYRTVWALSKYFPNVKTFVRAHDVDHGLNLEKAGATAVVPETLEPSLQLASAVLAQAKLPMSEIAATINEFRSRHLSELTELSETSGSSLGYGFSRIMSKPSTKSSPSDSSSSDDNLSEGTLAI; this is encoded by the exons ATGAATATTTCATCCAGTTTCCAAATTCGTGGTTGTCAAGGTACCAGTCATGGAACATTAAAGCAAATGAACTTGCAATCAAGTTTTGGTTATAATTTTCTTGTCACATCAAGAGTTGTCTCCAAAAAGAAACTGATCACTTCCAGTAGTCATGGTTTTAGGCCAAACTATTCAATCAGTATACTTACGTCATCAAGAGGAAATTTAAAAACCGGTTGCCAGGGGAACGATTCACTTGCTTTTGTAAATGGGAATGGAAGGGATGTGGAATTTATTGAAGAGAATTCAAAAGAAGAAACTAGTCACAGTCAAGAGAAAAAGAAGGATTCAAAGGATAAAGATAAGGGAGAATCAGCAGAAGGGGAAGCCCCTACTTTGGATGAATTAAAGGAGTTGTTACAGAAAGCACTTAAAGAATTGGAAATAGCCCAACTCAACAGTACAATGTTTGAAGATAAAGCTCAAAGGATATCAGAAGCAGCAATAGCACTAAAAGATGAAGCTTTAAACGCATGGGATAATGTCAACTCAGTGTTACTTTCTATCGAAGAGATTGTGAAAGAAGAGGACCCCACTAAAGAAGCCATCCAAAGAGCCAAAATGGCCCTTTCTTTAGCTGAGGCTAGACATCAGGTAGCTCTTGAATCATTAGAACTTGCAAAAGAGAAAATTGAAAGTGAAGATGAAAATAAGAGTTTAATGAGAGAGGAGGAAACTCTATTGGCTGCTCAGAAGGACATGAAGGAGTGTCGTGTGAATTTGGAAAACTGTGAGAAGGCATTGCTTCGGTTACAGAATCGAAAGGATGAGTTGCAAAAAGAAGTTGTTATGTTGAATGGACTTGCGGAAAAAGCACAAAATGATGCGTTGAAAGCTGATGAAGATGTGGCGAATATAATGATTTTAGCAGAGCAAGCTGTTGCTTTTGAACTCGAGGCTCTGAAACGTGTTAATGATGCTGAAATTGCATTACAAAAGGCTGAGAAAATTCTTTCTGTATCAATTGCAGACAGTAGTTCGGAAAGTACATTGCTCTTTTCGGACACAGAGACGGACGAAAAGGAAGGAACTTCGGTTGAGATAATTGGTGACATGGACGGTGATGTGGCGATTGAGGGTGCTTTGGGCGAGCAGATACAAGATAGTGTAGGTCAAATGTCTGAAGAGTCTAGATTTTCTGATGAGAGTGACCAAGAGACCACTGAAAGTGATGCAGAAAAGACAAAAACTGGGGTTCAAGCAAAAAAGCCGGAAACACAGAAGGATTTGACTAAGGATAGCACACCGTTGCCTTCTCCAAAAGCGTTGTTGAACAAATCATCTCGTTTCTTTTCTGCTTCCTTTTTCTCGTTTGCAGGAGATGGCACTGAGTTTACACCAGCTGCAGTTTTTCAGGGCCTTGGTGAATCCGCAAAAGAGCTGTTACCTAAACTGGTAGTTGGATCTTTGCTTCTTGGTGCAAG TTTTGCCCTATATGCTAAACAAGAAAAGCGGATTGGTAAACTATTTCAACAGCCAGACATTATCACCACTACTATCGATCAGCAGCCAGACTTTATCACCAGCACTATTGATGATGTCTCATCAAAAGCTCAGCCCTTGGTCAGACAGATAAGAAAATTACCTGAAAAAGTTAAAAAGCTAATTGAGTTGCTTCCACACCAAGAGGTATGTTGTTCCTTGCTCACCttgtattttataatttatatttcttCTCTTTCTAATCATATATTCATATTGCAGATTAATGAGGAAGAAGCTTCCCTTTTTGATGTATTGTGGTTGTTGCTTGGCAGTGTAATATTTGTGCCTATTTTTCAAAAGCTTCCTGGAG GAAGTCCTGTTCTTGGGTATCTGACAGCTGGCATCTTGATTGGACCTTATGGTCTCTCGATTATACGTAACGTCCATGCAACAAAAGCAATAGCTGAATTTGGAGTTGTTTTCCTGCTTTTCAATATCGGTCTTGAG CTGTCTGTTGAAAGACTGAGTTCCATGAAGAAATATGTTTTCGGATTGGGTTCGGCTCAG GTGTTGGTGACAGCTGTCGTGATAGGTTTAATTACACATTTTGTCTGTGGACAACTAGGACCTGCTGCAATTGTGATTGGTAATGGTTTGGCTTTATCATCTACAGCAGTTGTCCTACAG GTGTTGCAAGAGCGTGGGGAAAGCACATCACGCCATGGACGAGCCACATTTTCTGTTTTACTTTTCCAG GATCTAGCCGTTGTTGTTTTGTTGATTCTCATACCTCTTATTTCACCAAACTCGTCCAAAGGAGGG ATAGGTTTCTTTGCAATTGCTGAAGCTCTTGGATTGGCTGCTGTAAAGGCACTTGTTGCTATCAGTGCCATTATTGCTGGAGGACGTTTG CTGCTTCGCCCAATTTACAAGCAAATTGCAGAAATGCAAAATGCAGAAATATTTTCTGCAAATACTCTTCTGGTTATTCTGGGTACTAGTCTACTTACTGCTCGT GCTGGGCTTTCAATGGCACTGGGAGCTTTTCTTGCTGGTTTGTTACTCGCAGAAACTGAATTCtctttgcaagttgaatcagATATTGCTCCATATCGTGGCCTTCTGTTGGGTCTCTTTTTCATGACG GTTGGAATGTCTATCGATCCAAAACTTCTTGTCTCAAACTTTCCTGTTATTATGGGGTCACTTGCACTTTTAATTGCTGGGAAAACCATTCTGGTGGCTGCAGTTGGTAAACTTTTTGGTGTCTCGTTAATATCTGCCATTAGAGTTGGTCTTTTACTCGCACCTGGTGGAGAATTTGCCTTTGTTGCGTTTGGTGAAGCCGTCAATCAG GGTATAATGAGTCCTCAGCTATCATCTTTGTTGTTTCTTGTGGTGGGGATTTCAATGGCCCTGACACCATGGTTAGCTGCTGGAGGCCAATTAATAGCATCTCGTTTTGAGCAGCATGATGTCCGCAGTTTATTACCTGACGAGAGTGAG ACAGATGACTTGCAGGATCATATCATTATATGTGGGTTCGGACGCGTGGGCCAG ATCATTGCCCAGCTTCTTTCTGAAAGGCTAATTCCATTTGTTGCCCTTGATGTGAGGAG TGACCGGGTAGCAGTGGGACGTGCACTTGACCTTCCTGTGTATTTTGGAGATGCGGGTAGTAGAGAG GTGTTGCATAAAATAGGGGCTGAAAGAGCATGTGCTGCAGCTATAACTTTAGACTCACCTGGTGCAAATTACAGAACCGTTTGGGCTCTCAGCAAGTATTTCCCCAATGTCAAGACTTTTGTACGCGCTCATGATGTTGACCATGGACTCAACTTGGAAAAGGCTGGGGCCACAGCC GTTGTCCCCGAGACCTTAGAACCAAGTTTACAGTTAGCATCTGCTGTTCTTGCACAG gCTAAGTTGCCCATGTCAGAGATAGCAGCTACTATCAATGAGTTTAGATCGCGTCACTTATCAGAGCTTACTGAG CTGTCAGAAACAAGTGGAAGTTCTCTTGGTTATGGGTTCTCAAGGATCATGTCAAAACCTTCTACTAAATCTTCTCCTTCCGATTCTTCCTCTTCTGACGATAACCTCAGTGAAGGAACACTCGCAATATAA
- the LOC111912890 gene encoding K(+) efflux antiporter 2, chloroplastic isoform X2, which translates to MNISSSFQIRGCQGTSHGTLKQMNLQSSFGYNFLVTSRVVSKKKLITSSSHGFRPNYSISILTSSRGNLKTGCQGNDSLAFVNGNGRDVEFIEENSKEETSHSQEKKKDSKDKDKGESAEGEAPTLDELKELLQKALKELEIAQLNSTMFEDKAQRISEAAIALKDEALNAWDNVNSVLLSIEEIVKEEDPTKEAIQRAKMALSLAEARHQVALESLELAKEKIESEDENKSLMREEETLLAAQKDMKECRVNLENCEKALLRLQNRKDELQKEVVMLNGLAEKAQNDALKADEDVANIMILAEQAVAFELEALKRVNDAEIALQKAEKILSVSIADSSSESTLLFSDTETDEKEGTSVEIIGDMDGDVAIEGALGEQIQDSVGQMSEESRFSDESDQETTESDAEKTKTGVQAKKPETQKDLTKDSTPLPSPKALLNKSSRFFSASFFSFAGDGTEFTPAAVFQGLGESAKELLPKLVVGSLLLGASFALYAKQEKRIGKLFQQPDIITTTIDQQPDFITSTIDDVSSKAQPLVRQIRKLPEKVKKLIELLPHQEINEEEASLFDVLWLLLGSVIFVPIFQKLPGGSPVLGYLTAGILIGPYGLSIIRNVHATKAIAEFGVVFLLFNIGLELSVERLSSMKKYVFGLGSAQVLVTAVVIGLITHFVCGQLGPAAIVIGNGLALSSTAVVLQVLQERGESTSRHGRATFSVLLFQDLAVVVLLILIPLISPNSSKGGIGFFAIAEALGLAAVKALVAISAIIAGGRLLLRPIYKQIAEMQNAEIFSANTLLVILGTSLLTARAGLSMALGAFLAGLLLAETEFSLQVESDIAPYRGLLLGLFFMTVGMSIDPKLLVSNFPVIMGSLALLIAGKTILVAAVGKLFGVSLISAIRVGLLLAPGGEFAFVAFGEAVNQGIMSPQLSSLLFLVVGISMALTPWLAAGGQLIASRFEQHDVRSLLPDESETDDLQDHIIICGFGRVGQIIAQLLSERLIPFVALDVRSDRVAVGRALDLPVYFGDAGSREVLHKIGAERACAAAITLDSPGANYRTVWALSKYFPNVKTFVRAHDVDHGLNLEKAGATAVVPETLEPSLQLASAVLAQAKLPMSEIAATINEFRSRHLSELTELSETSGSSLGYGFSRIMSKPSTKSSPSDSSSSDDNLSEGTLAI; encoded by the exons ATGAATATTTCATCCAGTTTCCAAATTCGTGGTTGTCAAGGTACCAGTCATGGAACATTAAAGCAAATGAACTTGCAATCAAGTTTTGGTTATAATTTTCTTGTCACATCAAGAGTTGTCTCCAAAAAGAAACTGATCACTTCCAGTAGTCATGGTTTTAGGCCAAACTATTCAATCAGTATACTTACGTCATCAAGAGGAAATTTAAAAACCGGTTGCCAGGGGAACGATTCACTTGCTTTTGTAAATGGGAATGGAAGGGATGTGGAATTTATTGAAGAGAATTCAAAAGAAGAAACTAGTCACAGTCAAGAGAAAAAGAAGGATTCAAAGGATAAAGATAAGGGAGAATCAGCAGAAGGGGAAGCCCCTACTTTGGATGAATTAAAGGAGTTGTTACAGAAAGCACTTAAAGAATTGGAAATAGCCCAACTCAACAGTACAATGTTTGAAGATAAAGCTCAAAGGATATCAGAAGCAGCAATAGCACTAAAAGATGAAGCTTTAAACGCATGGGATAATGTCAACTCAGTGTTACTTTCTATCGAAGAGATTGTGAAAGAAGAGGACCCCACTAAAGAAGCCATCCAAAGAGCCAAAATGGCCCTTTCTTTAGCTGAGGCTAGACATCAGGTAGCTCTTGAATCATTAGAACTTGCAAAAGAGAAAATTGAAAGTGAAGATGAAAATAAGAGTTTAATGAGAGAGGAGGAAACTCTATTGGCTGCTCAGAAGGACATGAAGGAGTGTCGTGTGAATTTGGAAAACTGTGAGAAGGCATTGCTTCGGTTACAGAATCGAAAGGATGAGTTGCAAAAAGAAGTTGTTATGTTGAATGGACTTGCGGAAAAAGCACAAAATGATGCGTTGAAAGCTGATGAAGATGTGGCGAATATAATGATTTTAGCAGAGCAAGCTGTTGCTTTTGAACTCGAGGCTCTGAAACGTGTTAATGATGCTGAAATTGCATTACAAAAGGCTGAGAAAATTCTTTCTGTATCAATTGCAGACAGTAGTTCGGAAAGTACATTGCTCTTTTCGGACACAGAGACGGACGAAAAGGAAGGAACTTCGGTTGAGATAATTGGTGACATGGACGGTGATGTGGCGATTGAGGGTGCTTTGGGCGAGCAGATACAAGATAGTGTAGGTCAAATGTCTGAAGAGTCTAGATTTTCTGATGAGAGTGACCAAGAGACCACTGAAAGTGATGCAGAAAAGACAAAAACTGGGGTTCAAGCAAAAAAGCCGGAAACACAGAAGGATTTGACTAAGGATAGCACACCGTTGCCTTCTCCAAAAGCGTTGTTGAACAAATCATCTCGTTTCTTTTCTGCTTCCTTTTTCTCGTTTGCAGGAGATGGCACTGAGTTTACACCAGCTGCAGTTTTTCAGGGCCTTGGTGAATCCGCAAAAGAGCTGTTACCTAAACTGGTAGTTGGATCTTTGCTTCTTGGTGCAAG TTTTGCCCTATATGCTAAACAAGAAAAGCGGATTGGTAAACTATTTCAACAGCCAGACATTATCACCACTACTATCGATCAGCAGCCAGACTTTATCACCAGCACTATTGATGATGTCTCATCAAAAGCTCAGCCCTTGGTCAGACAGATAAGAAAATTACCTGAAAAAGTTAAAAAGCTAATTGAGTTGCTTCCACACCAAGAG ATTAATGAGGAAGAAGCTTCCCTTTTTGATGTATTGTGGTTGTTGCTTGGCAGTGTAATATTTGTGCCTATTTTTCAAAAGCTTCCTGGAG GAAGTCCTGTTCTTGGGTATCTGACAGCTGGCATCTTGATTGGACCTTATGGTCTCTCGATTATACGTAACGTCCATGCAACAAAAGCAATAGCTGAATTTGGAGTTGTTTTCCTGCTTTTCAATATCGGTCTTGAG CTGTCTGTTGAAAGACTGAGTTCCATGAAGAAATATGTTTTCGGATTGGGTTCGGCTCAG GTGTTGGTGACAGCTGTCGTGATAGGTTTAATTACACATTTTGTCTGTGGACAACTAGGACCTGCTGCAATTGTGATTGGTAATGGTTTGGCTTTATCATCTACAGCAGTTGTCCTACAG GTGTTGCAAGAGCGTGGGGAAAGCACATCACGCCATGGACGAGCCACATTTTCTGTTTTACTTTTCCAG GATCTAGCCGTTGTTGTTTTGTTGATTCTCATACCTCTTATTTCACCAAACTCGTCCAAAGGAGGG ATAGGTTTCTTTGCAATTGCTGAAGCTCTTGGATTGGCTGCTGTAAAGGCACTTGTTGCTATCAGTGCCATTATTGCTGGAGGACGTTTG CTGCTTCGCCCAATTTACAAGCAAATTGCAGAAATGCAAAATGCAGAAATATTTTCTGCAAATACTCTTCTGGTTATTCTGGGTACTAGTCTACTTACTGCTCGT GCTGGGCTTTCAATGGCACTGGGAGCTTTTCTTGCTGGTTTGTTACTCGCAGAAACTGAATTCtctttgcaagttgaatcagATATTGCTCCATATCGTGGCCTTCTGTTGGGTCTCTTTTTCATGACG GTTGGAATGTCTATCGATCCAAAACTTCTTGTCTCAAACTTTCCTGTTATTATGGGGTCACTTGCACTTTTAATTGCTGGGAAAACCATTCTGGTGGCTGCAGTTGGTAAACTTTTTGGTGTCTCGTTAATATCTGCCATTAGAGTTGGTCTTTTACTCGCACCTGGTGGAGAATTTGCCTTTGTTGCGTTTGGTGAAGCCGTCAATCAG GGTATAATGAGTCCTCAGCTATCATCTTTGTTGTTTCTTGTGGTGGGGATTTCAATGGCCCTGACACCATGGTTAGCTGCTGGAGGCCAATTAATAGCATCTCGTTTTGAGCAGCATGATGTCCGCAGTTTATTACCTGACGAGAGTGAG ACAGATGACTTGCAGGATCATATCATTATATGTGGGTTCGGACGCGTGGGCCAG ATCATTGCCCAGCTTCTTTCTGAAAGGCTAATTCCATTTGTTGCCCTTGATGTGAGGAG TGACCGGGTAGCAGTGGGACGTGCACTTGACCTTCCTGTGTATTTTGGAGATGCGGGTAGTAGAGAG GTGTTGCATAAAATAGGGGCTGAAAGAGCATGTGCTGCAGCTATAACTTTAGACTCACCTGGTGCAAATTACAGAACCGTTTGGGCTCTCAGCAAGTATTTCCCCAATGTCAAGACTTTTGTACGCGCTCATGATGTTGACCATGGACTCAACTTGGAAAAGGCTGGGGCCACAGCC GTTGTCCCCGAGACCTTAGAACCAAGTTTACAGTTAGCATCTGCTGTTCTTGCACAG gCTAAGTTGCCCATGTCAGAGATAGCAGCTACTATCAATGAGTTTAGATCGCGTCACTTATCAGAGCTTACTGAG CTGTCAGAAACAAGTGGAAGTTCTCTTGGTTATGGGTTCTCAAGGATCATGTCAAAACCTTCTACTAAATCTTCTCCTTCCGATTCTTCCTCTTCTGACGATAACCTCAGTGAAGGAACACTCGCAATATAA
- the LOC111912825 gene encoding LIM domain-containing protein PLIM2b produces MSFTGTLDKCKACDKTVYFVDLLNVDGMTYHKSCFKCTHCKGTLVMSNYSSMDGVLYCRTHFEQLFKESGNFSKNFQTSKAEKDSQPKAPPSKVSSMFSGTIDKCRACNKTVYPLEKVTMEGEPYHKLCFKCAHGGCPLTHASYAALDGVLYCKHHFAQLFMEKGNYSHVLQAANQKHTASSSEEQPPVEEGEHTDDTQSEPPPEAEEEKEEEKEKEKEKEEEES; encoded by the exons ATGTCGTTCACAGGAACTTTAGACAAATGCAAAGCTTGTGACAAGACTGTCTATTTTGTTGATTTATTGAATGTAGATGGAATGACATATCATAAATCATGTTTCAAATGTACCCATTGCAAAGGAACGCTTGTG ATGAGCAACTACTCCTCCATGGACGGAGTCCTCTATTGCAGGACTCATTTTGAACAACTTTTCAAGGAATCGGGAAATTTTAGCAAGAATTTTCAAACGT CAAAAGCGGAAAAAGATTCACAG CCAAAGGCACCACCAAGTAAAGTTTCATCTATGTTCTCTGGAACTATAGACAAATGTAGAGCTTGTAACAAAACCGTTTATCCTCTGGAAAAG GTGACCATGGAAGGAGAACCATACCACAAGTTATGCTTCAAATGTGCTCATGGAGGTTGTCCTCTTACACATGCATCATATGCTGCCCTTGATGGTGTCTTATATTGTAAGCACCATTTTGCTCAACTTTTCATGGAAAAGGGAAACTACTCTCATGTCCTTCAAGCCGCAAACCAAAAACATACTGCTTCCTCATCCGAAGAGCAACCACCAGTAGAAGAAGGTGAACACACCGATGATACCCAATCTGAACCACCACCggaggctgaagaagaaaaagaagaagaaaaagaaaaagaaaaagaaaaggaagaagaagaatcctAA
- the LOC111912889 gene encoding uncharacterized protein LOC111912889, which translates to MGDDYKPLSEEYINIGEPETHNCVIKLRVSPKKHRDKVFVGCGAGFGGDRPLAALKLLQKVKHLNYLVLECLAERTLADRYQAVKSGGDGYDPHISEWMELLLPLAVERGVCIITNMGATNALGAQEKVLEIASRMGIRVTVGVAHQFDVAKAGLGANLRNLNDGVSIYLGAAPIVECLEKYNPNVVITSRVADAALFLAPMVYELGWNWDEYMLLAQGSLAGHLLECGCQLTGGYFMHPGDKYRDMPLEKLLDLSLPFAEISYEGKVCVAKAEGSGGVLNFSTCAQQLLYEIGDPSAYITPDVVIDFRDVSFQPLSTNTIGCDGAKPGAISAPDNLLALGSKDCGWKGWGEISYGGYKCIERAKAAEFLVRSWMEEVHPGSSKCIMSYIIGVDSLKAKAIRLENIPRALDCEDIRLRMDGLFDEEKHAIQFTKDFIALYTNGPAGGGGISTGHKKEIILEKGLVGREHIYWKISAKQNQPTNSKKRIAIISEETPSNNLNKLVSISSPWTGTHLSPAPSNQKVRLYDVAHSRAGDKGNDINFSIIPHFAADIERLKNIITPDWVKTVISPLTKQTTDLTRSDDDMELRDKWVDENVKVEVYEVRGVHSLNVVVRNILDGGVNCSRRIDRHGKTISDLILCQEVVVPP; encoded by the exons ATGGGCGACGATTATAAACCA TTGTCTGAGGAATACATCAATATTGGTGAGCCAGAGACTCATAACTGTGTGATCAAGCTG AGAGTAAGCCCTAAGAAGCATAGGGACAAAGTTTTTGTTGGGTGTGGTGCTGGTTTTGGTGGTGATAGACCATTGGCAGCTCTTAAATTACTTCAAAAAGTTAAACATCTCAACTATCTTGTCCTTGAATGTTTAGCAGAACGGACCCTCGCTGACCGCTACCAAGCGGTGAAGTCAGGCGGTGATGGTTATGACCCTCACA TTTCAGAGTGGATGGAGTTGCTTCTTCCATTGGCTGTTGAGAGAGGAGTCTGCATTATTACCAACATGGGTGCAA CAAATGCATTGGGTGCTCAGGAAAAGGTTTTGGAAATTGCAAGCAGAATGGGAATCAGGGTTACTGTGGGTGTAGCTCACCAATTTGATGTTGCCAAAGCAG GTCTTGGTGCTAATCTGAGAAATTTGAATGAT GGTGTAAGCATATATCTAGGAGCAGCTCCAATTGTGGAGTGTCTTGAGAAGTACAATCCCAATGTTGTCATCACTTCCCGTGTTGCTGATGCTGCCTTATTTCTAGCTCCAATG GTTTATGAACTAGGTTGGAACTGGGATGAATACATGTTATTAGCCCAGGGCTCTTTAGCTGGACACCTTCTAGAATGTGGGTGTCAACTCACTGGAGGATACTTTATGCACCCAG GAGACAAATATAGAGACATGCCTCTTGAGAAGCTTCTAGATTTGTCCCTTCCTTTTGCTGAAATTAGTTATGAAGGTAAAGTGTGTGTAGCAAAGGCAGAAGGGAGTGGTGGGGTGTTAAATTTCAGTACTTGTGCTCAACAGCTTCTTTATGAGATTGGGGATCCAAGTGCTTATATTACCCCGGATGTG gTGATAGATTTTCGAGACGTTTCATTCCAGCCATTGTCAACCAATACAATTGGTTGTGATGGAGCAAAACCTGGTGCAATATCTGCACCTGATAATCTTTTAGCATTAGGTTCAAAG GACTGTGGATGGAAAGGATGGGGAGAGATATCGTATGGTGGATATAAATGTATTGAACGAGCTAAGGCTGCTGAATTTTTG GTAAGATCATGGATGGAAGAAGTACATCCTGGTAGTAGTAAGTGTATAATGTCTTATATAATCGGAGTTGACAGCCTAAAGGCAAAGGCAATTAGGCTTGAAAATATTCCAAGGGCTCTTGATTGTGAAGACATACGATTGAGAATGGATGGGTTATTTGATGAAGAGAAACATGCCATTCAATTCACCAAAGACTTCATAGCTTTGTACACAAATGGGCCCGCAGGTGGCGGTGGAATTAG CACCGGACACAAGAAAGAGATCATTCTTGAGAAAGGATTG GTTGGGCGAGAACATATCTATTGGAAAATCTCCGCAAAGCAAAACCAACCCACAAACTCAAAGAAACGAATCGCCATAATCTCTGAAGAAACGCCTTCGAATAATCTAAACAAGTTGGTATCAATATCATCTCCTTGGACCGGGACCCACCTCTCCCCGGCCCCGTCAAACCAAAAGGTCCGTTTGTATGACGTGGCACATAGTAGAGCCGGAGACAAAGGTAACGATATAAACTTTTCCATCATCCCACATTTCGCAGCGGATATTGAGCGTCTGAAAAACATCATAACGCCAGACTGGGTCAAAACAGTCATCTCACCTCTTACAAAGCAGACCACTGATTTGACCCGGTCAGATGATGACATGGAACTGAGAGACAAATGGGTGGATGAAAATGTTAAGGTGGAGGTCTATGAAGTACGAGGTGTGCATTCGTTGAATGTTGTTGTGAGGAATATTCTAGATGGTGGTGTTAATTGTTCAAGGAGAATTGATAGGCATGGTAAAACTATATCGGATCTTATATTGTGTCAAGAAGTTGTTGTGCCACCTTGA